In a single window of the Cucumis melo cultivar AY chromosome 11, USDA_Cmelo_AY_1.0, whole genome shotgun sequence genome:
- the LOC103498780 gene encoding protein TIC 20-I, chloroplastic-like, which yields MILNGCTTPTGCFFSNSKLSIPSRSSILRNPRCSTQTASIRSSWEPHLKHQTCYYGGLLPLKLNAASSPLLSGDLGGLLSTIPRLPGKKNISMTPRASKDVPTSYRYPPMTTKPKWWWRTLACLPYLMPLHETWMYGETAYHLHPFLEDFEFLTYPFLGAIGRLPSWFLIAYFFVAYLGVVRRKEWPHFLRFHVVMGMLMEISLQVIGTMSRWLPISVYWGKLGMHFWTAVCFAYMFTVLECMRCALAGMYADVPFVCNAAYIQIPFD from the exons ATGATTCTCAATGGATGCACCACACCCACTGGGTGCTTCTTCTCAAATTCCAAGTTATCTATTCCTAGCCGTTCTTCCATCTTACGTAATCCTCGTTGCAGCACACAAACTGCTAGCATTAGGAGTTCATGGGAACCTCATTTAAAGCATCAGACATGTTACTATGGAG GTCTCTTACCCTTAAAGCTAAATGCTGCATCTTCCCCTCTCTTAAGCGGGGATCTAGGTGGGTTGCTAAGTACGATCCCAAGGTTACCtgggaaaaaaaatattagcATGACACCGCGGGCATCCAAAGATGTCCCTACAAGTTATCGTTACCCTCCAATGACCACAAAACCAAAATGGTGGTGGAGGACTTTAGCATGCCTACCGTATCTAATGCCGCTTCATGAAACTTGGATGTATGGTGAAACAGCATACCACCTACACCCGTTCCTGGAGGACTTTGAATTCTTGACATATCCCTTTCTCGGAGCCATTGGGAGACTACCAAGTTGGTTCTTGatagcatatttttttgttgccTATCTAGGAGTTGTAAGACGAAAGGAATGGCCTCACTTCCTTAGATTTCACGTTGTTATGGGCATGTTGATGGAGATTTCCCTGCAAGTGATTGGTACAATGAGTCGTTGGTTGCCCATTTCCGTCTATTGGGGAAAACTAGGGATGCACTTTTGGACAGCTGTATGTTTCGCTTACATGTTCACGGTCTTGGAATGCATGCGCTGTGCTCTTGCAGGCATGTATGCGGATGTCCCCTTTGTCTGCAATGCAGCCTACATCCAAATACCATTTGATTAA
- the LOC103498782 gene encoding SPX domain-containing protein 3 produces MKFGKRLKQQVDDTLPDWRDKFLSYKDLKKLVRLTSNNVDVINNNAGADFVFLLNSEIDKFNSFFVEQEEDLVIRHRELRQRIERILESWDPHGNEMENHKQDIREIREDIVNLHGEMVLLLNYSNVNYTGLGKILKKYDKRTGGLLRLPFIQSILQQPFYKTDSLSKMIKDCEVSIDAIFPTPKQQFNNENKPNISVGSEGIFRNTVSALLSLEEIRRRSSTYSHFSLPPLNLPDSDLIHSFQLNSPIPIL; encoded by the exons ATGAAGTTTGGGAAACGTCTCAAGCAACAAGTTGATGACACATTGCCTGATTGGCGCGATAAATTCCTCTCCTACAAGGACTTGAAGAAACTCGTCCGCCTTACCTCTAACAACGTTGATGTGATCAATAATAATGCTGGTGCTGATTTTGTTTTCTTGTTGAACTCCGAGATCGATAAGTTCAATTCCTTTTTTGTAGAGCAAGAGGAAGATTTAGTGATCCGCCATCGG GAATTGAGACAGAGAATAGAGAGAATTTTGGAGAGTTGGGATCCACATGGAAATGAAATGGAAAATCATAAACAAGATATTAGAGAAATTAGAGAAGACATTGTGAATTTGCATGGTGAAATGGTGCTCTTACTCAACTACAGCAATGTTAATTATACAG GATTAGGGAAGATTCTAAAGAAGTATGATAAGAGAACAGGGGGATTATTAAGGCTACCATTCATTCAAAGCATACTCCAACAGCCATTCTACAAAACAGATTCACTCTCTAAAATGATCAAAGATTGTGAGGTTAGCATTGATGCAATTTTCCCAACCCCAAAACAACAATTCAACAATGAAAACAAGCCTAATATTTCAGTTGGTAGTGAAGGAATTTTCAGAAACACAGTTTCAGCTCTACTCAGCTTGGAGGAAATCAGAAGAAGAAGCTCCACTTATAGCCATTTCTCTTTGCCACCTCTTAACTTGCCTGATTCTGATCTCATCCACTCCTTTCAACTCAACTCTCCCATTCCAATTCTCTAG
- the LOC103499070 gene encoding uncharacterized protein LOC103499070, translated as MSNRDLTDSEHDEETPNSSTTDSKRKLRSSMNCRSVKDVPEYEKQRISRITENKKRMEALGLAKLATSFLDSSKNLRKTDRKGKRKLGEAADEDYEPGQDSSSSEDEDDSEEEDEEFGSGKVSGSRGTKGKNRGSETKRKVSVKKSNNFDHQDDDDALQQAIKLSLQDSGENLDAQVQGPFENVRRKKMKNQEARGNMKRKGLFTSRMHMNEDELIMNFYCFDESWKGGITVSDLKRVAAAHDFTWSEIELRDMIDCFDNDGDGRLTLDDFRRIAGRCNMIKESIT; from the exons ATGTCGAATCGCGACCTTACTGATTCCGAACACGACGAGGAAACTCCTAATTCTTCAACTACCGACTCAAAGAGGAAGCTCAGAAGTTCCATGAATTGCAGAAGCGTCAAGGATGTGCCGGAGTATGAGAAACAGAGGATTTCTAGGATCACCGAGAACAAGAAGAGAATGGAGGCCCTTGGATTGGCCAAATTGGCGACCTCATTTTTGGATTCCTCCAAAAATTTGAGGAAGACTGATAGAAAGGGGAAGCGGAAACTGGGGGAAGCTGCCGATGAAGATTATGAGCCTGGCCAGGATTCTTCAAGTTCTGAAGATGAGGATGACTCGGAGGAAGAGGATGAAGAGTTTGGAAGTGGGAAAGTTTCTGGGTCTCGTGGAACGAAG GGAAAGAATAGAGGATCAGAAACAAAAAGGAAAGTTTCTGTCAAGAAATCAAACAACTTTGACCATCaagatgatgatgatgcatTACAACAG GCAATCAAACTTTCACTTCAAGATTCTGGCGAAAATTTAGATGCACAGGTTCAAGGTCCTTTTGAAAATGTTAGAAGGAAAAAGATGAAGAATCAGGAAGCGAGAGGAAATATGAAGAGAAAAGGATTG TTCACTAGTCGGATGCATATGAATGAGGATGAACTTATCATGAACTTCTACTGTTTTGATG AGTCGTGGAAAGGGGGCATTACTGTTAGTGACTTGAAAAGAGTGGCAGCTGCTCATGATTTTACTTGGTCTGAGATAGAATTAAGGGATATGATTGATTGCTTTGACAATGATGGAGATGGGAGG TTAACTCTGGATGATTTTCGGAGAATTGCTGGTCGATGTAACATGATAAAAGAGTCCATCACATGA